In a single window of the Subtercola sp. PAMC28395 genome:
- a CDS encoding Fic family protein, translating to MGADPGLLGSSDLVSDQEIQRRIDFADAALALVRCGPGDIRHRVLVRRVASGALPAEEAVAITAARVGATIGDPDLTVGAGGDLYEIPGSTTLRNRLISANHHYGIEDSAELRRIEQEISRIRLVELAAVPVQGHLDYDHMKHIHRRLFGDVYHWAGHERVDPSSMMRFAPDAVHFEPGDLSAPPMKYKYFAGSEIAEASSIVYSQLHALRSRTDLSREGVLDLMAELAGEIQTIHAFQDGNCRTVYVFALQFFEDIGYPADPSQFLGDSHLRERMIHARHQNHATGRHEAYFRTFDALLARTKN from the coding sequence ATGGGTGCGGACCCCGGTCTGTTGGGCAGCTCTGATCTGGTCTCCGATCAGGAGATCCAGCGCCGGATCGATTTTGCCGACGCGGCCCTTGCGCTGGTGAGGTGCGGGCCCGGCGATATTCGGCACCGTGTTCTTGTGCGACGGGTCGCTTCTGGCGCACTCCCAGCAGAGGAGGCCGTCGCCATAACCGCAGCCCGAGTCGGGGCGACGATCGGCGACCCTGATCTCACAGTCGGAGCTGGCGGAGATCTCTACGAGATCCCCGGGTCGACGACGTTGCGCAACCGCCTCATCTCTGCAAACCATCATTACGGCATTGAAGACAGCGCAGAGCTCCGACGAATCGAACAGGAGATCTCCCGGATCCGGTTGGTCGAACTTGCCGCCGTGCCGGTTCAGGGGCACCTCGACTACGACCACATGAAACACATCCATCGGCGGCTCTTCGGAGACGTCTATCACTGGGCTGGTCACGAGCGGGTCGATCCGTCATCGATGATGCGCTTCGCCCCCGACGCAGTGCACTTCGAACCTGGTGATCTTTCTGCCCCTCCGATGAAGTACAAGTACTTCGCAGGCTCGGAGATTGCCGAGGCCTCGTCTATTGTCTACAGCCAGTTGCACGCGTTGCGTTCGCGAACGGATCTAAGCCGTGAGGGAGTTCTCGATCTCATGGCGGAACTGGCGGGTGAGATCCAGACCATCCACGCTTTCCAGGATGGCAACTGCCGCACGGTCTACGTCTTCGCACTCCAGTTCTTCGAAGACATCGGCTACCCGGCCGACCCGAGCCAATTTCTGGGGGACTCCCACCTTCGCGAGCGCATGATCCACGCCCGTCACCAGAATCACGCAACGGGTCGCCATGAGGCCTACTTCCGCACGTTCGACGCTCTTCTGGCCCGAACAAAGAACTGA
- a CDS encoding GNAT family N-acetyltransferase encodes MPLVIRKADAADAARLALIASATFAFACPPHTSAAGIQQFISSTLSEARFDEYLADGERMLFLAEFDGLPVGYTMVVMGQPTDPEVARALTTGPTAELSKCYVLPGHHGRGVAHRLMELSVQSAREQGAAAVWLGVNNENARANRFYEKSGFVAVGTKTFLVGEELEHDFVRERLL; translated from the coding sequence GTGCCACTCGTTATTCGCAAGGCCGACGCGGCCGACGCTGCTCGCCTCGCCCTCATTGCCTCCGCCACTTTCGCCTTTGCGTGCCCACCGCATACCTCGGCCGCGGGCATCCAGCAGTTCATCTCGTCGACCCTGTCTGAAGCCCGGTTCGACGAATATCTCGCAGACGGCGAGCGGATGCTCTTCCTGGCTGAATTCGACGGGTTGCCGGTCGGCTACACCATGGTTGTCATGGGGCAGCCGACAGACCCCGAAGTGGCCCGCGCTCTCACAACAGGGCCCACCGCGGAACTCAGCAAGTGTTACGTTCTGCCGGGGCATCACGGCCGCGGGGTTGCCCACCGGCTCATGGAGCTGTCGGTGCAGTCGGCTCGTGAGCAGGGTGCGGCGGCCGTGTGGCTCGGGGTCAACAACGAGAATGCGAGGGCGAACCGCTTCTATGAGAAAAGTGGTTTCGTCGCTGTCGGCACCAAGACGTTCCTGGTGGGCGAAGAGCTCGAGCACGACTTTGTGCGCGAACGCCTGCTCTGA
- the rplK gene encoding 50S ribosomal protein L11, translated as MAPKKKVTGLIKLQIKAGAANPAPPIGPALGQHGVNIMEFCKAYNAATEDQRGNVIPVEITVYEDRSFTFILKTPPAAELIKKAAGVAKGSGTPHTVKVAKLTKDQVREIAQIKLADLNANDLDAASLIIAGTARSMGITVEA; from the coding sequence ATGGCACCGAAAAAGAAGGTCACAGGTCTGATCAAGCTTCAGATCAAGGCCGGCGCCGCCAACCCCGCACCGCCCATCGGGCCTGCGCTGGGACAGCACGGCGTGAACATCATGGAGTTCTGCAAGGCGTACAACGCAGCGACTGAAGACCAGCGCGGCAACGTCATTCCGGTTGAGATCACCGTGTACGAAGACCGTTCGTTCACGTTCATCCTGAAGACCCCGCCCGCCGCTGAGCTCATCAAGAAGGCAGCCGGCGTCGCCAAGGGTTCAGGCACCCCGCACACCGTCAAGGTAGCGAAGCTCACCAAAGACCAGGTTCGCGAGATCGCCCAGATCAAGCTGGCCGACCTCAACGCCAACGATCTCGACGCCGCGTCGCTGATCATTGCAGGAACCGCCCGCTCCATGGGCATCACGGTCGAGGCGTAG
- the rplA gene encoding 50S ribosomal protein L1, with protein sequence MAQKSKAYRAAASKIEEGKLYTAAEAVVLAKETGSAKFDSTVEVALKLGVDPRKADQMVRGTVILPHGTGKTARVIVFATGPAAEAAIAAGADEVGGDELIEKVAAGYTSFDSAVSTPELMGKVGRLGKVLGPRGLMPNPKTGTVTPDVAKAVTEIKGGKIEFRVDKHSNVHFVAGKVSFTPDQLRENVGAALDEIVRQKPSSSKGRYITKGTVSTTFGPGIPVDVNALV encoded by the coding sequence ATGGCACAGAAATCAAAGGCTTACCGGGCAGCCGCTTCGAAGATCGAAGAGGGCAAGCTCTACACCGCCGCCGAAGCCGTCGTTCTTGCAAAAGAGACCGGCTCGGCCAAGTTCGACAGCACCGTTGAGGTCGCCCTCAAGCTCGGTGTCGATCCCCGCAAGGCAGACCAGATGGTCCGCGGCACCGTGATTCTTCCCCACGGCACCGGTAAGACCGCCCGCGTCATCGTCTTCGCAACGGGCCCCGCGGCCGAAGCAGCAATCGCTGCCGGTGCTGACGAGGTCGGTGGCGACGAGCTGATCGAGAAGGTGGCCGCTGGCTACACCTCGTTCGACTCCGCCGTCTCGACCCCGGAGCTCATGGGCAAGGTCGGTCGTCTCGGAAAGGTTCTCGGCCCGCGTGGCCTCATGCCGAACCCGAAGACCGGCACCGTCACTCCCGACGTGGCGAAGGCTGTCACCGAGATCAAGGGTGGAAAGATCGAGTTCCGCGTCGACAAGCACTCCAACGTGCACTTCGTCGCCGGCAAGGTCAGCTTCACGCCCGACCAGCTTCGCGAGAACGTCGGCGCCGCGCTCGACGAGATCGTTCGCCAGAAGCCGTCCTCCTCGAAGGGCCGCTACATCACCAAGGGCACCGTTTCGACGACCTTCGGTCCTGGCATCCCCGTCGATGTGAACGCTCTGGTCTAA
- a CDS encoding acyl-CoA thioesterase: MMHGAPEVTLRFLASPNDVASIGGKVHAGRVLEWIDKAAYACAVGWSATYCVTAYVGSVSFVAPIDSGNLVEVRAKLVYTGRSSMHIRVNVTSADPKVGRYVTSSDCMVIFVAMGADARPQPVEPWVPQTDEDASLYNDAVNRIDIRARIEEAMKGQVYSSEGTAEIVTMRFFAAPTDVNWGGKTHGGTVMRWIDEAALACASTWSGLDAITVYSGGIRFYRPIPIGHLVEVEARLVHTGHSAMHISTHVRSRDPREREFQLTTHCLTIMAALDDSGHTTAVRPWVPVTAEDDRLDAHARHLSQLRSGSTHLPPLQVSAR, translated from the coding sequence ATGATGCACGGCGCCCCCGAAGTCACGCTCCGCTTTCTCGCATCGCCCAACGATGTCGCCAGCATCGGCGGCAAGGTGCACGCTGGCCGGGTGCTCGAGTGGATCGACAAGGCCGCCTACGCCTGCGCTGTGGGCTGGAGCGCGACCTATTGCGTAACGGCCTACGTCGGCAGCGTGAGCTTCGTCGCCCCCATCGACTCGGGCAACCTTGTCGAGGTACGCGCGAAACTCGTCTACACCGGGCGCTCGAGCATGCACATCAGGGTGAACGTCACCTCGGCAGACCCCAAGGTCGGCCGCTATGTCACCTCCAGCGACTGCATGGTGATCTTCGTCGCCATGGGTGCGGATGCCAGGCCACAGCCCGTCGAACCGTGGGTTCCCCAGACCGACGAAGACGCCAGCCTCTACAACGATGCCGTGAACCGCATCGACATCCGCGCCCGCATCGAAGAGGCCATGAAGGGCCAGGTCTACTCCTCGGAGGGCACCGCAGAGATCGTGACGATGCGCTTCTTCGCGGCCCCGACCGACGTGAACTGGGGCGGCAAGACCCACGGTGGCACCGTAATGCGCTGGATCGATGAGGCTGCCCTTGCCTGCGCCTCGACCTGGAGCGGGCTCGACGCGATCACCGTGTACTCGGGTGGCATCCGGTTCTACCGGCCCATCCCCATCGGCCACCTGGTCGAGGTCGAGGCACGTCTGGTGCACACTGGGCACTCAGCGATGCATATCTCCACCCACGTGCGCTCGCGTGACCCGCGGGAACGCGAGTTCCAGCTCACTACGCACTGCCTGACGATCATGGCTGCACTCGACGACTCGGGGCACACCACCGCTGTGAGGCCCTGGGTGCCCGTCACCGCAGAGGATGATCGGCTCGACGCCCACGCACGCCACCTCAGCCAGCTCCGCTCGGGTTCCACACACCTGCCGCCGCTGCAGGTTTCGGCGCGGTAG
- the secE gene encoding preprotein translocase subunit SecE, translating into MARKIVDEPSEAVVERAKTDRAAKRNPFSRLVLFIRQVLAELKKVVTPTRKELISYTLVVLVFVVIMMALVSGLDFVFSWLAVFVFGDPGTSPIGS; encoded by the coding sequence GTGGCACGAAAGATAGTCGACGAACCCAGTGAGGCAGTCGTCGAACGCGCCAAGACGGATCGGGCAGCCAAGCGCAACCCGTTCTCGCGTCTCGTTCTTTTCATCAGACAGGTCCTTGCAGAACTTAAGAAGGTCGTCACTCCGACCCGCAAAGAGCTCATCAGCTACACGCTTGTCGTCCTCGTCTTCGTCGTCATCATGATGGCTTTGGTATCAGGGCTCGACTTCGTCTTCAGCTGGTTGGCCGTCTTCGTGTTCGGTGATCCGGGAACCAGCCCAATCGGCTCGTAG
- a CDS encoding NADP-dependent oxidoreductase, whose product MTQQTTGVSPLSNPQAEFDHLGTLPTTMKAAVIDSTGSPEVLHTAEIGLPVRISAEVLVKVAAAGVNPIDAKTRAGKGASAAIASYPCVLGQDFSGVVIETPYESHPLKPGDEVYGMLSAPRGLGAYAEYVSAPSMQLCKKPARLSLVEAAAVPVAALTAWGMVVDVAKAHEGQRMLILAGSGGVGHFAVQFAAYFGAYVIATSSTRNGSWLHELGAAEVIDYASTRFEDEVSNVDVVIDLIGNTIDDTGTRALQTLRPGGLLVNAPSGSWPGLIDDAHALGLRATTYKVSPDASTLTVITRLINSGDVHVHVDEIFDLDHAADAHRRIEEGHTRGKLVIAVAEQV is encoded by the coding sequence ATGACGCAGCAAACGACCGGAGTGAGTCCCTTGTCCAATCCCCAGGCAGAATTCGATCACCTCGGCACTCTCCCGACCACAATGAAGGCCGCAGTGATCGATTCGACGGGTTCCCCCGAGGTCCTTCACACCGCAGAGATCGGTCTTCCCGTGCGTATCAGCGCAGAGGTGCTCGTCAAGGTCGCGGCGGCCGGAGTCAACCCGATCGATGCAAAGACCCGTGCCGGCAAAGGAGCCTCTGCGGCGATCGCGAGCTACCCCTGCGTTCTCGGGCAGGATTTCAGCGGTGTCGTCATTGAGACGCCCTATGAAAGTCACCCACTGAAACCCGGTGACGAGGTCTATGGAATGCTGAGCGCCCCACGCGGTCTCGGCGCCTACGCGGAATACGTCTCAGCACCGAGTATGCAACTGTGCAAGAAGCCAGCACGCCTGTCGCTTGTCGAAGCCGCAGCTGTTCCTGTTGCCGCACTGACGGCCTGGGGAATGGTTGTGGACGTCGCCAAGGCCCACGAGGGCCAGCGGATGCTCATCCTTGCCGGCTCTGGCGGTGTCGGTCATTTCGCAGTGCAGTTCGCCGCGTATTTCGGCGCCTACGTCATCGCGACCTCATCGACGCGCAACGGGAGTTGGCTGCATGAGCTCGGCGCCGCAGAGGTCATCGACTATGCCTCGACCCGCTTCGAAGACGAGGTGTCGAATGTCGATGTGGTGATCGACCTGATCGGCAACACGATCGACGACACCGGCACACGGGCATTGCAGACCCTTCGCCCGGGTGGCCTGCTCGTCAACGCTCCCAGCGGGAGCTGGCCAGGTCTCATCGACGATGCCCACGCGCTCGGACTCCGTGCCACCACCTATAAGGTCTCACCTGATGCCTCGACGCTCACTGTGATCACCCGGCTCATCAACTCCGGAGACGTTCACGTGCACGTCGACGAGATCTTCGATCTCGATCACGCAGCTGACGCCCACCGACGAATCGAAGAAGGGCACACCCGCGGCAAGCTGGTCATCGCCGTCGCAGAGCAGGTCTGA
- a CDS encoding putative Ig domain-containing protein, translating to MRLSRSSFTFRTLAASVLGAGALGLVLFGSASAAHAVVAPVIVGSHPQGMAYDSATGNVFVVNSADGSVSRFDGRAAVTPVADTFPAVGTDLRGVAVDPVTGRVFVASHGSASPKIFDGELPVPTITSTAVGAAPDGVAVDASSGRVFVANSGAATVSILDGRAVTPTVIATVGVGATPRGIAVDQTSHEVYVGNAFGSSVSFFDGSAAAPVATTIGGFTVPGALAVDNSTHRVFVTNLLISQISWFDEADPAATLDSMDIPGAPTGLSVDPSTHSVFVSGNSDSAVTQFDGRDPKKSQKLTLSTGSGPRGIVADASQFPSVYVANENDDTVSRLPNTIPHVAPTLTSGALPPATVGVPYSFTFTASGLPAPTFELGTGDTLPAGLSLNATTGEISGTPTTPGSITFDMVAINDTLPASAKFYTVDVAPAVTPNPTPTPTPTATSGSTGASGSAGGSNSSSSGTTATKPQLAHTGLDIAALWPLIAVGAMLVIVGAFSLPRRTSRSSRRSE from the coding sequence ATGCGCCTTTCTCGATCTTCCTTCACCTTTCGCACCCTTGCGGCCTCCGTTCTCGGGGCTGGCGCTTTGGGCCTCGTGCTCTTCGGTTCTGCTTCGGCTGCTCATGCAGTGGTAGCTCCTGTTATCGTCGGCAGCCATCCGCAGGGCATGGCGTACGACTCCGCGACGGGAAATGTCTTCGTCGTAAATTCCGCAGACGGCTCGGTCTCGCGATTCGACGGACGCGCGGCAGTGACGCCTGTTGCCGACACCTTCCCAGCAGTAGGAACCGACCTCCGCGGCGTGGCGGTCGACCCGGTCACCGGCCGGGTTTTCGTGGCAAGCCATGGTTCGGCGTCGCCGAAGATCTTCGATGGCGAACTGCCTGTGCCGACGATCACGAGCACGGCAGTCGGGGCGGCACCCGACGGAGTCGCGGTGGACGCCTCGTCGGGCAGGGTCTTCGTGGCGAATTCCGGCGCAGCAACGGTTTCCATTCTGGATGGACGAGCTGTCACTCCCACGGTGATTGCCACCGTGGGAGTCGGGGCCACACCTCGCGGAATCGCGGTCGATCAGACCTCACACGAGGTGTATGTGGGCAATGCCTTCGGTTCTTCTGTGTCCTTCTTCGACGGATCAGCCGCTGCGCCCGTGGCGACAACGATCGGTGGGTTCACTGTGCCAGGCGCGCTCGCGGTCGACAACAGCACCCACAGAGTCTTCGTCACAAACCTTCTCATCTCACAGATCAGCTGGTTCGACGAAGCTGATCCTGCAGCGACTCTGGACTCCATGGATATCCCCGGAGCGCCGACGGGCCTCTCGGTCGATCCTTCCACGCACAGTGTCTTTGTTTCGGGTAACTCGGATTCCGCTGTAACCCAGTTCGATGGCAGAGATCCCAAGAAGTCGCAGAAGCTCACATTGTCAACAGGTTCAGGCCCTCGAGGGATTGTTGCAGACGCGTCACAGTTTCCCAGCGTCTACGTTGCCAACGAGAACGACGACACCGTGTCGCGGCTGCCGAACACGATCCCGCACGTCGCTCCGACGCTGACTTCGGGGGCGCTCCCCCCGGCCACCGTTGGCGTGCCCTACAGCTTCACTTTCACCGCAAGCGGGCTGCCTGCGCCCACATTTGAGCTCGGCACAGGCGATACCCTTCCTGCTGGATTGTCACTGAATGCGACAACGGGCGAAATCTCGGGAACCCCCACGACGCCGGGGTCGATCACCTTCGACATGGTCGCGATCAACGACACACTTCCCGCTTCAGCCAAGTTCTACACAGTCGACGTCGCGCCTGCGGTGACACCAAACCCGACCCCCACGCCAACTCCGACGGCAACGAGTGGCTCGACCGGCGCTTCCGGGTCAGCGGGCGGGTCGAACTCGAGTTCGTCGGGAACCACCGCCACCAAACCGCAACTGGCCCACACTGGGCTCGACATTGCCGCGCTCTGGCCCCTGATCGCCGTCGGGGCGATGCTCGTCATCGTGGGCGCATTCAGCCTGCCCCGCCGCACGTCACGCTCCAGCCGCCGGTCAGAGTGA
- a CDS encoding pyridoxal phosphate-dependent aminotransferase, which produces MTERARISHRISSIAESATLKVDAKAKALQAAGRPVISFAAGEPNFPTPDFVVEAAVAAARDPKNHKYTPAVGLPELREAIAAKTLRDSGLEVSPAQVIVTNGGKQAVYQSFATLLDPGDEVLVPSPYWTTYPEAIALAGGVTVDVFAGSDQGYLVTVEQLEAARTERTKVLLFVSPSNPTGAVYSPEQTKAIGEWADEHGLWVISDEIYQNLTYDGVKAVSIVEAVPALADRTILVNGVAKTYAMTGWRVGWMVGPADAIKAAGNLQSHLSSNVSNISQRAALAALTGPQTAVEEMRLAFDRRRTTIVAGLNAIPGIHTPTPEGAFYVYPDVTGLLNREWGGVTPTTSLELADLILDQVEVAVIPGEAFGPSGFLRLSYALSDEALAEGVSRLQRLFS; this is translated from the coding sequence GTGACTGAACGCGCCAGAATCTCGCACCGCATCTCTTCCATTGCCGAATCAGCGACCCTCAAGGTCGACGCGAAGGCGAAGGCACTTCAGGCTGCGGGACGGCCAGTCATCAGCTTCGCCGCCGGCGAACCCAACTTTCCCACGCCGGATTTTGTCGTCGAGGCTGCCGTCGCCGCAGCGCGCGACCCGAAGAACCACAAGTACACGCCGGCCGTCGGTCTCCCTGAGCTGCGGGAGGCCATCGCGGCGAAGACCCTGCGGGACAGCGGCCTCGAAGTGAGCCCCGCGCAGGTGATCGTGACGAACGGCGGCAAGCAGGCTGTCTACCAGTCGTTCGCGACGCTCCTCGACCCGGGCGACGAGGTACTTGTTCCCTCGCCGTACTGGACCACCTACCCCGAGGCCATCGCCCTCGCCGGCGGAGTGACCGTCGACGTCTTCGCCGGCAGCGATCAGGGGTATCTCGTCACCGTCGAGCAGCTCGAGGCGGCCCGAACCGAGCGAACCAAGGTTCTACTGTTCGTCTCACCGTCGAACCCGACAGGGGCCGTCTACTCACCGGAGCAGACGAAGGCGATCGGTGAATGGGCCGACGAACACGGCCTCTGGGTGATCTCCGACGAGATCTACCAGAACCTGACCTACGACGGCGTGAAGGCGGTGTCGATCGTCGAGGCCGTGCCAGCGCTGGCCGACCGCACGATCCTGGTCAACGGCGTGGCCAAGACCTACGCCATGACCGGATGGCGTGTGGGGTGGATGGTCGGCCCTGCCGATGCCATCAAGGCCGCCGGAAACCTGCAATCGCATCTTTCGTCGAACGTCTCGAACATCTCGCAGCGCGCCGCCCTCGCGGCACTGACCGGCCCGCAGACCGCCGTCGAGGAGATGCGGCTGGCGTTCGACCGCCGCCGCACGACGATCGTTGCGGGGCTCAACGCGATTCCGGGCATCCATACCCCCACACCCGAGGGCGCGTTCTACGTGTACCCCGATGTGACGGGCCTGCTGAACCGCGAATGGGGTGGCGTCACACCCACGACCTCACTCGAGCTCGCCGACCTGATTCTCGACCAGGTCGAGGTCGCGGTGATTCCCGGTGAGGCGTTCGGGCCGAGCGGGTTCCTGCGGTTGTCGTATGCGCTGAGCGATGAGGCACTCGCCGAGGGTGTCTCGCGGCTTCAGCGCCTCTTCAGCTGA
- a CDS encoding NAD(P)H-quinone oxidoreductase, with product MKAVVISSFGGPEVLQLGDVPEPTVGPRDVLINVAAAGVNRADVSQREGNYPAPKGAPEWPGLEVSGTVAALGHEVSEFAVGDEVCALLSGGGYAERVSVPVEQVLPIPSTVSLVDAAGLVEVAATVWSNVFLLADLRAGETLLVHGGSSGIGTMAIQLARARGARVAVTAGSDTKLDACRELGAEILINYKTQDFVERLKAEGPGAQVILDSVGGSYLERNVRALALDGHLLNIGNLGGTPGLLNFGPLMMKRGTIHATSLRARSAAAKGAIVSSLRENVWPLIENREVKPVIFARIPLAEAAEAHRLLESSTHIGKVVLTT from the coding sequence ATGAAAGCTGTCGTGATCTCTTCATTCGGTGGGCCGGAAGTGCTCCAACTGGGCGACGTGCCTGAGCCCACTGTCGGGCCCCGTGACGTGCTCATCAACGTCGCTGCTGCCGGTGTGAACCGCGCAGATGTCAGCCAACGGGAGGGCAACTACCCAGCGCCGAAGGGCGCGCCGGAATGGCCGGGGCTGGAGGTCTCCGGCACTGTCGCCGCCCTCGGCCACGAGGTGAGCGAATTCGCGGTCGGTGATGAAGTGTGTGCCCTGCTCTCCGGTGGCGGCTATGCCGAACGAGTGAGCGTACCGGTGGAACAGGTGCTTCCCATTCCTTCAACCGTCTCACTGGTCGACGCGGCCGGCCTGGTCGAGGTCGCAGCCACAGTCTGGTCGAACGTTTTTCTGCTTGCCGACCTTCGGGCAGGCGAGACCCTTCTTGTGCACGGCGGCTCGAGCGGTATCGGAACCATGGCGATCCAACTGGCACGGGCGCGTGGCGCGAGGGTTGCGGTCACCGCAGGATCGGATACGAAACTCGACGCCTGCCGGGAACTGGGCGCGGAGATTCTCATCAACTACAAGACGCAAGACTTCGTCGAACGACTCAAAGCAGAGGGGCCCGGCGCCCAGGTCATCCTCGATTCAGTGGGCGGCTCCTACCTTGAACGCAACGTGCGCGCCTTGGCATTGGACGGCCACCTCCTGAACATCGGCAACCTCGGGGGGACCCCCGGTCTCCTGAACTTCGGCCCCCTCATGATGAAGCGCGGAACGATCCACGCCACCAGCCTCCGGGCCCGCTCGGCTGCGGCCAAGGGCGCGATCGTGTCGAGTCTTCGCGAGAACGTCTGGCCCCTCATCGAAAACCGTGAGGTCAAGCCCGTGATCTTCGCCCGCATTCCGCTGGCCGAGGCCGCAGAAGCCCATCGCCTCCTCGAATCGTCAACGCACATCGGAAAGGTCGTGCTGACGACGTAG
- a CDS encoding flavin reductase family protein, protein MANEHNLVQHPSAETVTPDEFKAAFRNHPAGVAVITADAGDGPVAMTASSVFSVSAAPPLLVFSVSELSSSAPTIRSADTVVVHLLGADQLDIAKLGATSGIDRFADTNIWKRLPTGEPYFPAAHAWIRGRIVNQMQAGGSTVVAVQALETHAPGPGDEAADASQAHPLVYHNRTWHRLDENSKIV, encoded by the coding sequence ATCGCGAACGAACACAACCTCGTTCAGCACCCGAGTGCAGAGACTGTTACTCCTGACGAATTCAAAGCAGCGTTCCGGAATCACCCGGCTGGCGTCGCCGTGATCACCGCCGACGCTGGCGACGGCCCGGTCGCCATGACAGCGAGCAGCGTGTTCTCCGTCAGCGCCGCGCCGCCCCTGTTGGTCTTCTCCGTCTCGGAGCTTTCGTCGAGTGCCCCAACGATTCGGAGCGCCGACACGGTGGTCGTTCATCTCCTGGGCGCTGACCAGCTCGACATCGCGAAACTAGGCGCAACGAGCGGCATCGACCGCTTCGCGGACACGAACATCTGGAAGAGACTGCCGACGGGTGAGCCCTATTTTCCGGCTGCACACGCGTGGATCCGGGGTCGGATCGTCAACCAGATGCAAGCCGGCGGGTCGACCGTGGTCGCGGTGCAGGCCCTCGAGACGCACGCACCGGGGCCGGGCGACGAGGCTGCCGACGCGTCTCAGGCGCACCCCTTGGTGTACCACAACCGCACCTGGCACCGCCTCGACGAGAACTCGAAGATCGTCTGA
- the nusG gene encoding transcription termination/antitermination protein NusG, whose amino-acid sequence MSKSNRDDLDLGAAREQSSEVEEAQEGDNIEIESPTDLDALLAAIDGGTGEEHFDSEDVVDIEADAEVNEALDPDSADDTEAALEAIEDEEEIDGADTDAEDDDFISDSVVTADSEGDLELEAELAEAAEVDPYEAFRTELRFMPGKWYVIHSYAGFEKRVKQNIESRKSSMGMEDYVYQVEVPMEDVVEIKNGQRKLVTRVRIPGYVLVRMDLNEDSWSVVRHTPGVTGFVGNSHNPTPLRFEEAFSMLKSLVEIIEVPVAKAGGAKGGKAVSRSIPAEIDFEIGETITIKEGSFAGLPGTISEIKPESGKLTVLVSLFERETPVELSFDQVTKL is encoded by the coding sequence GTGTCTAAGTCAAACCGCGACGATCTCGATCTCGGCGCTGCTCGTGAGCAGTCAAGCGAGGTCGAAGAGGCTCAAGAGGGCGACAACATCGAAATCGAGTCGCCGACCGACCTCGATGCACTTCTGGCAGCCATCGATGGCGGAACCGGCGAAGAGCACTTCGACTCCGAAGACGTCGTCGACATCGAAGCCGACGCTGAGGTGAACGAAGCGCTCGACCCCGACAGCGCTGACGACACCGAGGCAGCACTCGAGGCCATCGAAGACGAAGAAGAGATCGACGGCGCCGACACTGACGCAGAAGACGACGACTTCATCTCCGATTCCGTTGTGACTGCCGACAGTGAGGGTGACCTCGAACTCGAGGCCGAGCTTGCTGAGGCGGCAGAGGTCGACCCCTACGAGGCGTTCCGCACCGAACTCCGATTCATGCCGGGCAAGTGGTACGTCATCCACTCTTACGCGGGCTTCGAGAAGCGCGTCAAGCAGAACATCGAGAGCCGCAAGAGTTCCATGGGCATGGAGGACTACGTCTACCAGGTCGAGGTGCCGATGGAAGACGTCGTCGAAATCAAGAACGGCCAGCGCAAGCTGGTCACGCGCGTTCGCATCCCCGGGTACGTGCTCGTTCGTATGGACCTCAACGAAGACAGCTGGTCTGTCGTGCGCCACACTCCCGGTGTGACCGGGTTCGTGGGCAACTCCCACAACCCGACTCCGCTTCGCTTCGAAGAGGCCTTCTCCATGCTCAAGAGCCTCGTGGAGATCATCGAAGTCCCCGTAGCGAAGGCAGGCGGGGCCAAGGGCGGCAAGGCCGTTTCCCGTTCGATCCCCGCGGAGATCGACTTCGAGATCGGCGAGACCATCACCATCAAGGAGGGCTCGTTCGCGGGCCTCCCCGGTACGATCAGCGAGATCAAGCCCGAGAGTGGCAAGCTCACGGTCCTGGTATCCCTGTTCGAGCGCGAGACTCCGGTGGAGCTCAGCTTCGACCAGGTCACCAAGCTGTAG